Proteins from one Epinephelus moara isolate mb chromosome 1, YSFRI_EMoa_1.0, whole genome shotgun sequence genomic window:
- the kars1 gene encoding lysine--tRNA ligase isoform X2, with amino-acid sequence MADVTAVDGDKLSKNELKRRMKADKKAAEKEAKVREQVEQKKESNDQGTQNACALDEETLDPNQYYKIRTQAIQDLKGTAEDPYPHKYHVDLSLTDFIEKYNHLQPGDQLTDVVLNVSGRVHAKRASGAKLIFYDLRGEGVKLQVMANSRNYKSEDAFVAINNKLRRGDIIGVRGNPGKTKKGELSIIPMEMTLLSPCLHMLPHLHFGLKDKETRFRQRYLDLILNDYVRQKFITRSKIITYLRSFLDQLGFLEIETPMMNIIPGGAVARPFVTYHNELDMNLYMRIAPELYHKMLVVGGMDRVYEIGRQFRNEGIDLTHNPEFTTCEFYMAYADYHDLMDITEKLLSGMVKHVTGGYKVTYHPDGPEGQAYEIDFTPPFRRVSMTHDLEKILGVKFPPTDSYDSDETRKFFDDLCAQKGVECPPPRTTARLLDKLVGDFLEVTCINPTFICDHPQIMSPLAKWHRSQKGLTERFELFVMKKEICNAYTELNDPIRQRELFEQQAKAKAEGDDEAMFIDETFCTALEYGLPPTAGWGMGIDRVTMFLTDSNNIKEVLLFPAMKPDDNKTVAPTEGTSV; translated from the exons TGAGCTGAAGAGACGAATGAAAGCTGACAAGAAGGCGGCGGAGAAAGAAGCCAAGGTTCGGGAGCAGGTGGAGCAAAAGAAGGAAAGCAACGACCAAGGAACGCAAAATGCCTGTGCATTGGACGAGGAGACGCTTGACCCGAAT CAATACTACAAGATCCGCACCCAGGCCATCCAGGACCTTAAAGGCACAGCGGAGGACCCGTACCCTCACAAGTACCATGTAGACTTGTCACTCACAGACTTCATTGAGAAATACAATCATCTACAGCCTGGAGACCAACTGACTGATGTTGTTCTCAACGTGTCAG GTCGCGTCCATGCCAAGAGGGCCTCTGGCGCCAAGCTGATTTTCTATGACCTGCGAGGTGAAGGCGTCAAGTTGCAAGTCATGGCCAACTCAAG GAACTACAAGTCTGAGGATGCCTTTGTGGCCATCAACAACAAACTGCGCCGTGGTGATATTATTGGTGTCCGCGGTAACCCGGGGAAGACCAAGAAGGGGGAGTTGAGCATCATTCCCATGGAAATGACCCTACTATCACCATGTTTGCACATGTTGCCCCACCTCCACTTTGGCCTCAAAGACAAG GAAACACGATTCCGTCAGCGCTACTTGGATCTGATCCTCAATGACTATGTGAGGCAAAAGTTCATCACTCGCTCCAAAATCATCACATACCTGCGCAGCttcctggaccagctgggatTTTTGGAG ATTGAGACACCAATGATGAACATTATTCCTGGTGGAGCTGTGGCCCGTCCATTTGTTACTTACCACAATGAGCTGGATATGAACCTGTACATGAGGATCGCCCCTGAGCTGTACCACAAG ATGCTTGTGGTTGGTGGAATGGACAGAGTGTACGAGATCGGTCGTCAGTTCAGGAATGAAGGCATCGATCTTACTCACAATCCAGAGTTCACCACCTGTGAATTCTACATGGCGTATGCAGATTACCATGACTTGATGGATATCACAGAGAAACTACTCTCAG GAATGGTGAAGCACGTCACTGGAGGATACAAGGTGACTTATCACCCTGATGGTCCGGAGGGACAGGCCTATGAGATTGATTTCACACCGCCATTCAGAAGAGTAAGCATGACACATGACCTGGAGAAGATCTTGGGAGTGAAGTTCCCTCCTACTGACAGCTATGACAGCGATG AGACACGTAAATTCTTTGACGACCTGTGTGCACAGAAAGGAGTTGAATGTCCTCCACCAAGAACCACTGCCCGCCTCCTAGACAAG TTGGTTGGAGATTTCCTTGAGGTCACCTGCATCAATCCCACGTTCATCTGTGACCACCCTCAAATCATGAGTCCTCTTGCAAAATG GCACAGATCACAGAAAGGCCTAACTGAGCGCTTTGAGCTCTTTGTGATGAAGAAGGAAATCTGCAATGCTTACACTGAGTTGAACGATCCCATTAGACAGAGGGAGCTTTTTGAGCAGCAAGCCAAG gccaAAGCTGAGGGTGATGATGAAGCCATGTTCATCGATGAGACCTTCTGCACAGCACTGGAATACGGACTGCCACCAACTGCCGGCTGGGGGATGGGTATCGATCGCGTCACCATGTTCCTCACTGACTCCAACAACATCAAG GAGGTGCTGCTCTTCCCAGCCATGAAGCCTGACGACAACAAGACAGTGGCGCCCACAGAGGGCACCTCCGTCTAA
- the kars1 gene encoding lysine--tRNA ligase isoform X1 produces MLCLVRAARQQLCQAFGVRGQWLKCGPPCTAAVPAQIYGIRWRGDKSELKRRMKADKKAAEKEAKVREQVEQKKESNDQGTQNACALDEETLDPNQYYKIRTQAIQDLKGTAEDPYPHKYHVDLSLTDFIEKYNHLQPGDQLTDVVLNVSGRVHAKRASGAKLIFYDLRGEGVKLQVMANSRNYKSEDAFVAINNKLRRGDIIGVRGNPGKTKKGELSIIPMEMTLLSPCLHMLPHLHFGLKDKETRFRQRYLDLILNDYVRQKFITRSKIITYLRSFLDQLGFLEIETPMMNIIPGGAVARPFVTYHNELDMNLYMRIAPELYHKMLVVGGMDRVYEIGRQFRNEGIDLTHNPEFTTCEFYMAYADYHDLMDITEKLLSGMVKHVTGGYKVTYHPDGPEGQAYEIDFTPPFRRVSMTHDLEKILGVKFPPTDSYDSDETRKFFDDLCAQKGVECPPPRTTARLLDKLVGDFLEVTCINPTFICDHPQIMSPLAKWHRSQKGLTERFELFVMKKEICNAYTELNDPIRQRELFEQQAKAKAEGDDEAMFIDETFCTALEYGLPPTAGWGMGIDRVTMFLTDSNNIKEVLLFPAMKPDDNKTVAPTEGTSV; encoded by the exons ATGCTGTGTCTGGTCAGGGCAGCCAGGCAGCAGCTGTGCCAAGCCTTTGGGGTCAGGGGACAGTGGTTAAAATGTGGCCCCCCATGTACAGCTGCGGTCCCAGCTCAAATTTACGGGATCCGTTGGAGAGGTGACAAAAG TGAGCTGAAGAGACGAATGAAAGCTGACAAGAAGGCGGCGGAGAAAGAAGCCAAGGTTCGGGAGCAGGTGGAGCAAAAGAAGGAAAGCAACGACCAAGGAACGCAAAATGCCTGTGCATTGGACGAGGAGACGCTTGACCCGAAT CAATACTACAAGATCCGCACCCAGGCCATCCAGGACCTTAAAGGCACAGCGGAGGACCCGTACCCTCACAAGTACCATGTAGACTTGTCACTCACAGACTTCATTGAGAAATACAATCATCTACAGCCTGGAGACCAACTGACTGATGTTGTTCTCAACGTGTCAG GTCGCGTCCATGCCAAGAGGGCCTCTGGCGCCAAGCTGATTTTCTATGACCTGCGAGGTGAAGGCGTCAAGTTGCAAGTCATGGCCAACTCAAG GAACTACAAGTCTGAGGATGCCTTTGTGGCCATCAACAACAAACTGCGCCGTGGTGATATTATTGGTGTCCGCGGTAACCCGGGGAAGACCAAGAAGGGGGAGTTGAGCATCATTCCCATGGAAATGACCCTACTATCACCATGTTTGCACATGTTGCCCCACCTCCACTTTGGCCTCAAAGACAAG GAAACACGATTCCGTCAGCGCTACTTGGATCTGATCCTCAATGACTATGTGAGGCAAAAGTTCATCACTCGCTCCAAAATCATCACATACCTGCGCAGCttcctggaccagctgggatTTTTGGAG ATTGAGACACCAATGATGAACATTATTCCTGGTGGAGCTGTGGCCCGTCCATTTGTTACTTACCACAATGAGCTGGATATGAACCTGTACATGAGGATCGCCCCTGAGCTGTACCACAAG ATGCTTGTGGTTGGTGGAATGGACAGAGTGTACGAGATCGGTCGTCAGTTCAGGAATGAAGGCATCGATCTTACTCACAATCCAGAGTTCACCACCTGTGAATTCTACATGGCGTATGCAGATTACCATGACTTGATGGATATCACAGAGAAACTACTCTCAG GAATGGTGAAGCACGTCACTGGAGGATACAAGGTGACTTATCACCCTGATGGTCCGGAGGGACAGGCCTATGAGATTGATTTCACACCGCCATTCAGAAGAGTAAGCATGACACATGACCTGGAGAAGATCTTGGGAGTGAAGTTCCCTCCTACTGACAGCTATGACAGCGATG AGACACGTAAATTCTTTGACGACCTGTGTGCACAGAAAGGAGTTGAATGTCCTCCACCAAGAACCACTGCCCGCCTCCTAGACAAG TTGGTTGGAGATTTCCTTGAGGTCACCTGCATCAATCCCACGTTCATCTGTGACCACCCTCAAATCATGAGTCCTCTTGCAAAATG GCACAGATCACAGAAAGGCCTAACTGAGCGCTTTGAGCTCTTTGTGATGAAGAAGGAAATCTGCAATGCTTACACTGAGTTGAACGATCCCATTAGACAGAGGGAGCTTTTTGAGCAGCAAGCCAAG gccaAAGCTGAGGGTGATGATGAAGCCATGTTCATCGATGAGACCTTCTGCACAGCACTGGAATACGGACTGCCACCAACTGCCGGCTGGGGGATGGGTATCGATCGCGTCACCATGTTCCTCACTGACTCCAACAACATCAAG GAGGTGCTGCTCTTCCCAGCCATGAAGCCTGACGACAACAAGACAGTGGCGCCCACAGAGGGCACCTCCGTCTAA